The following are encoded together in the Cololabis saira isolate AMF1-May2022 chromosome 5, fColSai1.1, whole genome shotgun sequence genome:
- the c5h15orf61 gene encoding uncharacterized protein C15orf61 homolog, with protein MKEFLRRMHDVFVKVALFPSRLGRTGVRPAASEVLTCHLLQRRLPPWTSFCVRYSSVHNDQFGRSNFNWTVQGCNYQILRTGCFPFVKYHCTKAPVHDLDFEDRFFTMLKVINLGIPCLAYGIGCWMVVGAKETVQTSVGPVTVYFAYKEEEGAQY; from the exons ATGAAGGAGTTTTTGAGGAGGATGCACGACGTGTTTGTCAAGGTGGCTCTGTTTCCGAGCCGCCTGGGCAGGACGGGTGTGCGGCCAGCGGCCTCGGAGGTGTTGACCTGCCACCTGCTGCAGCGCAGACTCCCCCCCTGGACCTCCTTCTGTGTCCGCTACAGCTCCGTCCACAACGACCAGTTCGGACGGTCCAACTTTAACTGGACAGTTCAAGGATGCAACTACCAGATACTGAGGACAGGCTGCTTCCCCTTTGTGAAGTATCACTGCACCAAAGCGCCTGTGCACGACCTGGACTTCGAGGACAGGTTCTTCACCATGCTGAAAGTTATTAATCTGG GTATCCCTTGCTTGGCCTATGGGATTGGCTGCTGGATGGTGGTTGGAGCTAAGGAAACAGTACAGACAAGTGTTGGACCTGTCACTGTATATTTTGCTTACAAAGAAGAAGAGGGTGCACAGtactaa